A window of the Planococcus citri chromosome 4, ihPlaCitr1.1, whole genome shotgun sequence genome harbors these coding sequences:
- the Arglu1 gene encoding UPF0430 protein CG31712 has product MGHSRSRSKSPKRRHKSKHYRKRSKSHERSHSRKHSKDRSKSRKRSHSASSSSSDGSDSGRYSSHSKKRSYDSKKMSEVERLAEMERQRRHREHEQKLIQDAAAKRIEELVNKRVEEELEKRKEEIEAEVARRIEEAKKVMEKEMMEELERRKMQLLEEEKKREEEERRKREELEQIMAENNRKIEEAQKKLAEDRLAMVEEQRKIEEEKQRLMKEQEKRIKEEQKRILGKNKSRPKLSFSLKPVA; this is encoded by the exons atggGTCACTCTAGAAGCAGAAGTAAATCGCCTAAAAGAAGACACAAAAGTAAGCATTACAGAAAAAGATCAAAATCTCACGAAAGAAGTCATTCTAGAAAACACAGTAAGGATAGATCAAAATCCAG AAAGCGATCTCACTCTGCATCATCGTCCAGTTCCGATGGATCGGATAGCGGTAGATATTCTTCTCATTCTAAAAAACGTTCGTACGATagtaaaaaaatgagcgaaGTTGAAAGGCTCGCCGAAATGGAGAGACAACG AAGACATCGTGAACACGAGCAAAAACTCATACAAGATGCTGCTGCTAAAAGAATCGAAGAATTGGTTAATAAAAGAGTCGAAGAAGAGTTAGAAAAACGTAAAGAAGAAATCGAGGCGGAAGTTGCTCGGCGTATCGAAGAAGCGAAAAAAGTCATGGAGAAAGAAATGATGGAAGAATTAGAGCGGCGTAAAATGCAACTTTTagaagaagagaagaaaagaGAG gaGGAAGAACGTCGAAAACGCGAAGAACTCGAGCAAATAATGGCTGAAAATAATcgtaaaattgaagaagctcAAAAGAAATTG GCCGAGGATCGTTTAGCCATGGTAGAGGAACAACGTAAAATAGAAGAGGAAAAACAACGTCTTATGAAAGAACAAGAGAAACGAATAAAAGAAGAACAGAAAAGAATACTTGGCAAAAATAAATCAAGACCGAAGCTATCATTTTCATTGAAACCCGTCGCTTAA